A part of Ziziphus jujuba cultivar Dongzao chromosome 8, ASM3175591v1 genomic DNA contains:
- the LOC107414806 gene encoding bark storage protein A-like isoform X2: MVQVQQSMQLRLSHPLRHLMDRINENSASSYIGLVMASFTEELALQNSGYFVPSSQIPWVDLAGMTVQILVDVFDVKGIVHYGIAKSSNDSLSLGDVSVPNYVAFTSSWKWKEFKSRKGKYPELKLGDFNFPTKGDNLLGKIEFTPEELYSSGKPMQEVCWLPIEPKWLSIASQIQIASLKHHKLFLG, encoded by the exons ATGGTCCAAGTCCAACAGTCTATGCAGCTGAGACTGAGTCATCCGCTGCGCCATTTAATGGACAGGATCAATGAGAACTCAGCTTCTTCTTACATTGGCCTTGTCATGGCTTCCTTTACTGAGGAACTCGCACTTCAAAACTCTGGTTACTTTGTTCCCAGCTCCCAAATCCCCTGGGTTGACTTGGCTG GAATGACTGTGCAAATCCTTGTTGATGTGTTTGATGTTAAAGGAATTGTCCATTATGGGATTGCTAAAAGTAGTAACGATTCCTTATCTCTTGGTGATGTCAGTGTGCCAAACTATGTTGCCTTCACAAGTTCTTGGAAATGGAAG GAATTCAAGTCAAGAAAAGGGAAATATCCGGAATTGAAGTTAGGAGATTTTAATTTCCCTACAAAGGGAGATAATTTGTTGGGTAAGATAGAGTTTACGCCAGAGGAATTATATTCCAGTGGGAAACCAATGCAAGAGGTCTGTTGGCTTCCGATAGAACCAAAATGGTTGAGTATTGCTTCCCAGATTCAG ATTGCCTCCCTGAAACACCACAAGTTATTTTTGGGTTGA
- the LOC107414806 gene encoding bark storage protein A-like isoform X1: MVQVQQSMQLRLSHPLRHLMDRINENSASSYIGLVMASFTEELALQNSGYFVPSSQIPWVDLAGMTVQILVDVFDVKGIVHYGIAKSSNDSLSLGDVSVPNYVAFTSSWKWKEFKSRKGKYPELKLGDFNFPTKGDNLLGKIEFTPEELYSSGKPMQEVCWLPIEPKWLSIASQIQIFKVATICKRDRLPP; the protein is encoded by the exons ATGGTCCAAGTCCAACAGTCTATGCAGCTGAGACTGAGTCATCCGCTGCGCCATTTAATGGACAGGATCAATGAGAACTCAGCTTCTTCTTACATTGGCCTTGTCATGGCTTCCTTTACTGAGGAACTCGCACTTCAAAACTCTGGTTACTTTGTTCCCAGCTCCCAAATCCCCTGGGTTGACTTGGCTG GAATGACTGTGCAAATCCTTGTTGATGTGTTTGATGTTAAAGGAATTGTCCATTATGGGATTGCTAAAAGTAGTAACGATTCCTTATCTCTTGGTGATGTCAGTGTGCCAAACTATGTTGCCTTCACAAGTTCTTGGAAATGGAAG GAATTCAAGTCAAGAAAAGGGAAATATCCGGAATTGAAGTTAGGAGATTTTAATTTCCCTACAAAGGGAGATAATTTGTTGGGTAAGATAGAGTTTACGCCAGAGGAATTATATTCCAGTGGGAAACCAATGCAAGAGGTCTGTTGGCTTCCGATAGAACCAAAATGGTTGAGTATTGCTTCCCAGATTCAG ATTTTTAAAGTTGCAACAATATGTAAACGAGACAGATTGCCTCCCTGA
- the LOC107414852 gene encoding probable calcium-binding protein CML18, which produces MTTTGSAGNSAKQSLDDDQIAELREIFLSFDCNKDGSLTQLELGCLLRSLGLKPSTEQLEALIHKADTNHNGLVEFSEFVALVEPELLESRCPYTDEQLRKMFRMFDRDGNGFITAAELAHSMAKLGHALTPDELTGMMQEADLDGDGRIDFHEFTRAITSAAFHNSWG; this is translated from the coding sequence atgactacGACAGGTAGTGCAGGAAATAGCGCGAAACAGTCGCTGGACGACGACCAGATTGCGGAGCTGCGGGAGATATTCCTATCGTTCGACTGCAACAAGGACGGCAGCTTGACGCAGCTGGAGCTGGGCTGTCTTCTGCGATCGCTGGGACTGAAGCCCAGCACAGAACAGCTTGAGGCTCTGATCCACAAGGCCGATACCAACCACAACGGACTAGTGGAGTTCTCGGAGTTTGTGGCGCTGGTGGAGCCGGAGCTGCTTGAATCGCGGTGTCCTTACACGGATGAGCAGCTGCGGAAGATGTTCCGGATGTTCGACAGGGACGGCAACGGCTTCATCACGGCGGCCGAGCTGGCTCACTCCATGGCCAAGCTGGGCCACGCCCTCACCCCAGACGAGCTCACTGGGATGATGCAGGAGGCCGACCTCGACGGCGATGGCCGTATCGATTTCCACGAGTTTACAAGGGCCATCACCTCCGCCGCTTTCCATAATTCTTGGGGTTGA
- the LOC107414805 gene encoding uncharacterized protein At1g24485 — translation MSSFRCRSLLVVIISVVALWASKPCFAVFQSIDCGASESYTDKYSIKWVGDDDYVRNGESRQVQFSSSVPNVFGTVRAFPTLRRNCYRVRVDTGERILVRASFYYGNYDRKDSPPTFELDLDGNYWTKVNLTKYLSLKIVDFEVIYTVRNNATSICLTQTLPGHIPFISTLELRSLAPKMYGLVGPDYALFTHKRTALGAYQIIKYPEDGYDREWFPGYGLGSEEVRNEALSIDVSPAPDSPPVAALRNATTANNTMEYIRLVTNLPEDFEVPVYITAYFSEVIDSMRPTDKRSFQICIDDQPYSKPIIPPFGSVAQVSIYNVTASYNTSFTVVATSDSTLPPLINAFEVYSVSDPLTPGTHFKDVQGLSALQMEFKVLLTWTGDPCLPSPYSWEWVVCSKDPIPRVVALNLSSFGLFGSLPDFGSMDALVTIDLHNNSLNGPIPEFLGLFPKLRLLDLSDNRFNGTIPTSLITKKNLKFVVNDNCLSGMTCPPPPPEENLTPPTPLTSSSHSKPDDKNYPPSPLYPSDPHAYGDVFQTPSFSASNKQYSDLLLLLLGAATIQLLLLSFLLL, via the exons atgagTAGTTTCCGTTGTAGATCGTTACTTGTCGTAATAATTAGTGTGGTAGCATTATGGGCCTCAAAGCCCTGTTTTGCAGTGTTTCAGAGCATCGACTGTGGAGCTTCAGAGTCCTACACAGACAAATACTCGATCAAATGGGTGGGAGACGATGATTACGTTAGGAACGGTGAGTCCCGACAGGTGCAGTTCAGCAGCTCGGTTCCCAATGTGTTCGGTACAGTACGAGCATTCCCAACCCTCAGGAGAAACTGCTACAGGGTCCGAGTGGATACAGGGGAACGGATCCTGGTGCGGGCAAGCTTTTACTACGGAAACTACGACCGCAAAGACTCTCCCCCGACCTTCGAATTGGATTTGGACGGCAACTACTGGACCAAGGTCAACTTGACCAAATACTTGAGCCTCAAAATTGTGGATTTCGAGGTGATATACACGGTAAGGAACAATGCCACCAGCATCTGTCTGACCCAAACGCTTCCAGGCCATATTCCTTTTATATCTACGCTTGAACTGCGAAGCCTAGCTCCCAAAATGTACGGCCTTGTGGGTCCGGATTATGCTCTGTTCACGCACAAAAGGACGGCGCTTGGAGCATATCAAATTATCAAGTACCCAGAAGATGGTTATGACAGGGAATGGTTTCCTGGATATGGTTTAGGATCGGAGGAGGTGAGGAATGAAGCCTTGTCCATCGATGTGAGTCCGGCACCAGATAGTCCTCCAGTAGCCGCATTGAGAAACGCAACCACTGCCAATAACACAATGGAGTACATAAGATTGGTCACCAATTTGCCTGAAGATTTCGAAGTGCCGGTGTACATAACCGCCTACTTCTCGGAAGTGATTGACTCAATGAGGCCAACAGACAAGAGATCGTTTCAGATTTGCATAGATGACCAGCCTTATTCAAAACCCATAATCCCTCCGTTTGGGAGCGTAGCCCAGGTTTCAATCTACAACGTCACAGCTTCTTATAACACTTCCTTCACTGTCGTTGCTACCTCCGACTCCACACTCCCTCCTCTCATCAACGCCTTTGAGGTTTACAGTGTCAGTGACCCTTTGACACCCGGCACCCATTTCAAAGATG TGCAAGGGTTATCGGCACTGCAAATGGAATTCAAAGTGTTGCTGACATGGACTGGTGATCCCTGTCTTCCATCACCCTATTCCTGGGAATGGGTTGTATGTAGCAAAGACCCCATTCCTCGTGTTGTTGCACT GAATCTCAGTAGCTTTGGCCTTTTCGGTTCACTCCCAGATTTTGGTTCCATGGATGCGCTTGTTACCAT TGATCTGCACAACAATAGCTTGAATGGTCCTATTCCAGAATTTCTTGGTTTATTTCCAAAGCTTAGACTGCT GGATTTGTCTGACAATAGATTCAATGGGACCATACCAACCTCCCTCATCACAAAGAAGAACTTGAAATTTGT GGTAAATGACAATTGTCTATCTGGAATGACTTGTCCGCCGCCTCCACCTGAGGAAAACCTAACGCCACCAACTCCATTAACATCCTCTTCTCACTCAAAACCAGACGATAAGAACTACCCACCATCCCCACTCTATCCCTCAGATCCTCATGCTTATGGGGATGTATTTCAAACACCCTCTTTCAGTGCCAGCAACAAGCAATATTCCGACCTACTACTCTTATTATTGGGAGCTGCAACAATTCAACTCCTCTTGCTTTCCTTTCTGTTACtctga
- the LOC107414834 gene encoding binding partner of ACD11 1 — MATKTVKVSNVSLGATEQDIKEFFSFSGDIDHVEMQSENERSQVAYVTFRDSKGAETAVLLSGATIVDQYVTIALAPEYKLPAAVSSSLPTATEGTNLGGSDSAVKKAEDVVSGMLAKGFILGKDALNKARSFDERHQLTSTAGAKVASLDQKIGFTEKISAGTTMVNDKVKEMDEKYQVSEKTKSAFSAAEQSVSNAGSAIMKNRYVLTGATWVTGAFSRVAKAAGEVGQMAKEKVQAEEEHGSNEGGNAQTPKESQPSNAAPATTTTTTTVKPSNSSEPQGLIL, encoded by the exons ATGGCG ACAAAAACAGTAAAAGTCAGTAATGTCTCCTTAGGAGCAACTGAGCAAGATATAAAGgagttcttttccttttctggaGACATTGATCATGTTGAGATGCAGAG CGAGAACGAGCGATCTCAAGTTGCATATGTTACCTTCAGAGATTCCAAAGGAGCAGAGACTGCAGTTCTTCTATCG GGAGCAACAATAGTGGATCAGTATGTCACCATTGCTCTTGCTCCAGAGTACAAGCTGCCAGCTGCTGTTTCTTCTTCACTTCCAACA GCAACGGAGGGCACAAATTTGGGTGGTTCAGATTCAGCTGTCAAAAAGGCAGAGGATGTTGTCAGTGGCATGCTAGCCAAGGGCTTTATTTTAGGAAAAGATGCACTGAACAAAGCAAGGTCATTCGATGAGAGGCACCAGTTGACTTCAACTGCAGGAGCCAAAGTTGCTTCTTTGGACCAAAAGATTGGTTTTACTGAGAAAATTAGTGCTGGCACAACCATGGTGAACGATAAGGTGAAGGAAATGGATGAGAAGTATCAGGTTTCTGAGAAGACAAAATCTGCGTTTTCTGCTGCTGAGCAGTCGGTCAGTAATGCTGGATCTGCAATCATGAAAAACCGCTATGTATTGACTGGGGCAACATGGGTTACTGGTGCTTTTAGCAGGGTTGCCAAGGCTGCTGGTGAAGTGGGGCAGATGGCAAAGGAAAAGGTTCAAGCTGAAGAAGAACATGGAAGTAACGAAGGAGGCAATGCTCAGACCCCCAAAGAGTCCCAACCTTCAAATGCAGCTCCTGCTACTACTACTACAACTACTACGGTGAAACCCTCCAATTCTTCAGAGCCACAAGGATTGATCCTCTGA